A window of Roseovarius sp. THAF27 contains these coding sequences:
- a CDS encoding NAD-dependent succinate-semialdehyde dehydrogenase, with amino-acid sequence MLDTATNLKSLLKDPDLLAEKAYAGGKWVDGTDGATFEVVNPARGDVIANVADLDRKQVADVIAGAAKAQKEWAKWTGKERAAVLRKWFDLMMEHQDDLGTILTAEQGKPLAEAKGEIAYGASFIEFFGEEAKRVYGEMIPGHQRDKRIMVLKQPIGVAASITPWNFPNAMITRKAAPALAAGCAFVGRPAAETPLSATAMGVLAERAGIPAGVFNIVTSSRSSDIGKEFCENPNVRKLTFTGSTEVGRILLRQAADQVMKCSMELGGNAPFIVFDDADVDAAVEGAIMCKFRNNGQTCVCANRIYVQAGVYDAFAEKLKDRVSKMKVGDGLEEGVELGPLINPEASEKVVEHIEDAKSKGGTVILGGADGEMDGNFFKPTILTGVTQDMKVSQEETFGPLAPLFKFENEDDVIAMANDTIFGLASYFYAKDLSRVYKVAEALEYGIVGVNTGIISTEVAPFGGVKQSGLGREGSHHGIEDFLELKYVCMSV; translated from the coding sequence ATGCTCGATACTGCCACCAACCTGAAATCGCTTTTGAAGGATCCCGATCTGCTGGCCGAGAAGGCCTATGCCGGGGGCAAGTGGGTCGACGGCACGGATGGCGCCACGTTCGAGGTGGTGAACCCGGCGCGGGGCGACGTGATCGCCAATGTGGCGGACCTTGACCGCAAACAGGTGGCCGACGTGATCGCGGGCGCCGCCAAGGCGCAGAAGGAGTGGGCCAAGTGGACCGGCAAGGAGCGCGCCGCCGTGCTGCGCAAGTGGTTCGACCTGATGATGGAGCACCAGGACGACCTGGGCACGATCCTGACCGCCGAGCAGGGCAAGCCGCTGGCCGAGGCGAAGGGCGAGATCGCCTATGGCGCGTCGTTCATCGAGTTCTTCGGCGAGGAGGCCAAGCGGGTTTACGGAGAGATGATCCCCGGCCACCAGCGCGACAAGCGGATCATGGTGCTGAAGCAGCCGATCGGGGTGGCCGCATCCATTACGCCCTGGAACTTCCCGAACGCGATGATCACGCGCAAGGCGGCCCCCGCGCTGGCGGCGGGCTGTGCGTTCGTTGGCCGTCCGGCGGCGGAGACGCCGCTGTCGGCGACGGCGATGGGTGTGCTGGCCGAGCGGGCGGGCATCCCGGCGGGGGTGTTCAACATCGTGACCTCGTCGCGGTCGTCGGACATCGGCAAGGAGTTCTGCGAGAACCCGAACGTGCGCAAGCTGACCTTCACCGGGTCCACGGAAGTGGGGCGCATCCTGCTGCGGCAGGCCGCCGACCAGGTGATGAAATGCTCGATGGAACTGGGCGGGAACGCGCCCTTCATCGTGTTCGATGACGCCGACGTGGATGCCGCCGTGGAAGGCGCGATCATGTGCAAGTTCCGCAACAACGGGCAGACCTGTGTCTGTGCCAACCGGATCTATGTGCAGGCCGGGGTCTATGACGCTTTCGCCGAAAAGCTGAAGGACCGGGTCAGCAAGATGAAGGTGGGCGACGGGCTGGAAGAGGGTGTCGAACTCGGCCCGCTGATCAACCCGGAAGCGTCGGAGAAGGTCGTGGAGCATATCGAGGATGCGAAATCGAAAGGCGGCACGGTGATCTTGGGCGGCGCGGATGGCGAGATGGACGGCAATTTCTTCAAGCCGACGATCCTGACGGGTGTGACCCAGGACATGAAGGTGAGCCAGGAAGAGACGTTCGGGCCGCTGGCGCCCTTGTTCAAGTTCGAGAACGAGGATGACGTGATCGCCATGGCGAACGACACGATCTTTGGCCTTGCCAGCTATTTCTACGCCAAGGATCTGAGCCGCGTTTACAAGGTGGCCGAGGCGCTGGAATACGGGATCGTGGGCGTGAACACCGGGATCATCTCGACCGAGGTGGCGCCGTTCGGCGGGGTCAAGCAATCGGGGCTGGGCCGGGAAGGCAGCCACCACGGGATCGAGGATTTCCTGGAGCTGAAATACGTCTGCATGAGCGTGTGA